TCTCAGGAATAATTCCCTAAAGGCCTTTGTAACTCGTGCAACGTTCTGCAAATAGCGCAGCATTGAGGAAAGAAGTGTTCAGGTGTTTGGGTGTTAAAGGTGTTGAGGGATTCAAGTCTAAAATAAAATAACTTAGGAAGAAAAGTCTTTAACACTCTAACACTTCTAACACCTGAACACATCACAGCGACCCATGCAAGTTATTTCGAAAACGCTCCACTAGACAATTCTTCGTTCTTATATTATTTTTTTGGAGGGAGCCTTAATGAAAAAAACCGGAATCATTTCTTTTGCATTGACTCTTGCTTTAACATGGGCAGGGACCCTGGCTGCCCAGCAAACCAGACCGTGCGACACCCCGGAAGGGAAGCAATTAGACTTCTGGCTTGGTGAGTGGGAACTAACCTGGCCGGCAGAACAATTTGGCGGTAAAAAAGGTGAGCAGGGTCACGGAACGAACACGATTACTAAAATCCTGGGTGACTGTATCGTTCAGGAAGAATTCCGATTTCCAGGCGGCAAATTTGACGGTCACAGCGTTTCGGTTTATAATATCCAAAAGAAGCACTGGCAGCAAACCTGGGTAGATAATCAAGGTGGGTATTTGCTTTTTACCGGTGAGTTCAAGGATGGTAAAATGGCACTGCGAACCGCACCTTTCCAG
This is a stretch of genomic DNA from candidate division KSB1 bacterium. It encodes these proteins:
- a CDS encoding DUF1579 family protein, whose protein sequence is MKKTGIISFALTLALTWAGTLAAQQTRPCDTPEGKQLDFWLGEWELTWPAEQFGGKKGEQGHGTNTITKILGDCIVQEEFRFPGGKFDGHSVSVYNIQKKHWQQTWVDNQGGYLLFTGEFKDGKMALRTAPFQRNGQTFISRMVFKNITDNSLDWDWQRSPDDGKTWTDQWNIHYERKKK